From one Neorhizobium galegae genomic stretch:
- a CDS encoding 3-carboxy-cis,cis-muconate cycloisomerase: MSVSAFEHPFLSGLVGDDETGQLFSVKAEIDAMLAFETGLAKAEASCGIIPAEAAERIAAALRTFEPDMAGLRSGTARDGVVVAELVKQLRDAVNQQAGGGEAAKHVHFGATSQDVIDTALMIRLKQACSLFIERLAALETVFDDIDRLFGGRTLMGHTRMQAAIPITVSDRIRAWKEPLTRHHQRLDRFSETGFAVQFGGAAGSLEKLGDKAADVRKALAWELFLTDAPQWQSQRDRLAEFANTLTMISGSLGKFGQDVALLALMGGEMQLAGGGGSSAMAHKQNPVAAEVLVSLARFNAVQLSGMQQSMVHEQERSGAAWTLEWLILPSMVMATGAALRLAAELAGNVRSLGKG; the protein is encoded by the coding sequence ATGAGCGTCTCGGCTTTCGAGCATCCATTTTTGTCCGGTCTCGTCGGTGACGACGAGACCGGACAGCTGTTTTCGGTCAAAGCCGAGATCGACGCCATGCTGGCCTTCGAAACGGGCCTCGCCAAGGCCGAGGCGTCCTGCGGCATCATCCCGGCCGAGGCTGCGGAGCGCATTGCCGCAGCCTTGCGGACATTTGAACCGGACATGGCCGGGCTGCGAAGCGGGACCGCGCGCGACGGCGTCGTAGTCGCCGAACTCGTCAAGCAGCTTCGCGATGCCGTCAATCAGCAGGCGGGCGGCGGCGAGGCTGCCAAGCACGTGCATTTCGGCGCGACCAGCCAGGATGTCATCGACACGGCGCTGATGATCCGCCTCAAGCAGGCCTGCTCTCTGTTCATCGAGCGGCTCGCCGCCCTCGAGACGGTTTTTGATGACATCGACAGGCTATTCGGCGGCCGAACACTGATGGGCCATACCCGCATGCAGGCGGCGATCCCGATCACCGTTTCCGACCGTATCCGCGCCTGGAAAGAACCGTTGACCCGGCATCACCAGCGGCTGGATAGGTTCTCCGAGACCGGTTTTGCCGTGCAATTCGGTGGTGCCGCCGGCAGCCTCGAAAAGCTCGGGGACAAGGCCGCCGACGTGCGCAAGGCGCTGGCCTGGGAACTGTTTCTGACCGACGCACCGCAATGGCAGAGCCAGCGCGACCGGCTGGCGGAATTCGCAAATACCCTCACAATGATTTCCGGCTCGCTCGGCAAATTCGGGCAGGACGTGGCGCTGCTCGCGCTGATGGGTGGTGAAATGCAACTCGCAGGCGGCGGCGGCTCCTCCGCCATGGCCCACAAGCAGAACCCGGTGGCCGCCGAAGTGCTGGTGTCGCTCGCCCGCTTCAACGCGGTGCAGCTTTCCGGCATGCAGCAATCGATGGTGCATGAACAAGAGCGCTCGGGCGCCGCCTGGACGCTCGAATGGCTGATCCTGCCCTCCATGGTGATGGCAACGGGCGCTGCCCTGCGGCTGGCAGCGGAACTGGCCGGCAATGTGAGGTCGCTGGGCAAGGGCTGA
- the pcaG gene encoding protocatechuate 3,4-dioxygenase subunit alpha, with the protein MVQPLTYFKESASQTAGPYVHIGCTPNFSGITGVYDTDLGSGSMVNEQTRGERITIRGFIYDGANTPLKDAMIEIWQADADGYYNSPSETRGKADPNFFGWARQPGDMATGEFAFETIKPGKVPFRDGRPMAPHVTFWVVARGINLGLNTRMYFSDEEEANAADPILARIEHRVRVPTLIGKREGNTVTFNIYLQGENETIFFDI; encoded by the coding sequence ATGGTCCAGCCGCTCACCTACTTCAAGGAATCCGCCTCGCAGACCGCGGGGCCGTATGTCCATATCGGCTGCACGCCGAACTTTTCCGGCATTACCGGCGTCTACGACACCGATCTCGGCTCCGGCTCGATGGTCAACGAGCAGACGCGCGGCGAACGCATCACCATTCGCGGCTTCATCTATGACGGCGCCAACACGCCGCTCAAAGATGCGATGATCGAGATCTGGCAGGCGGATGCCGACGGCTATTACAACAGTCCGTCGGAAACCCGTGGCAAGGCCGATCCGAACTTCTTCGGCTGGGCCCGTCAGCCGGGTGACATGGCGACCGGCGAGTTCGCGTTCGAGACGATCAAGCCCGGCAAGGTGCCCTTCCGAGACGGCCGCCCGATGGCTCCCCACGTGACCTTCTGGGTCGTCGCCCGCGGCATCAACCTCGGCCTCAACACCCGCATGTACTTCTCCGATGAGGAGGAGGCCAATGCGGCGGATCCGATCCTGGCGCGCATCGAGCACCGCGTTCGCGTCCCCACCCTGATCGGCAAGCGTGAGGGCAATACCGTCACGTTCAACATCTATCTTCAGGGCGAAAACGAAACCATATTCTTCGATATCTGA
- the pcaH gene encoding protocatechuate 3,4-dioxygenase subunit beta: MKNTPPETTPFFARDREWHPPAFTPGYKTSVLRSPQRALISLEGTKSEITGPVFGHNIIGEFDNDLIVNYAKPGEMALGERILVYGRVIDERGRGVPGALVEFWQANAGGRYRHKKETYLAPLDPNFGGFGRTITDEDGGYAFKTIKPGPYPWPNGVNDWRPAHIHFSVFGHGFAQRLITQMYFEGDPMIWICPIVKTIPDENAIKGLIAALDMQNTIPHDMRAYKFDIVLRGRRSTFFENRKEGN; this comes from the coding sequence ATGAAAAACACACCCCCAGAAACCACACCCTTTTTCGCCCGTGACCGGGAATGGCATCCGCCGGCATTCACGCCCGGCTACAAGACCTCGGTGCTGCGCTCGCCCCAGCGCGCCCTGATTTCGCTCGAAGGCACCAAGAGCGAGATCACCGGTCCGGTCTTCGGCCATAACATCATCGGCGAGTTCGACAACGACTTGATCGTCAACTATGCCAAGCCCGGCGAGATGGCGCTTGGCGAACGCATCCTCGTCTACGGCCGCGTCATCGACGAGCGCGGCCGCGGCGTTCCGGGTGCGCTGGTGGAATTCTGGCAGGCCAATGCCGGCGGCCGTTACCGCCACAAGAAGGAAACCTATCTCGCCCCCCTCGACCCGAATTTCGGCGGCTTCGGCCGCACGATCACCGACGAGGACGGCGGTTACGCGTTCAAGACCATCAAGCCCGGCCCCTATCCGTGGCCGAACGGCGTCAACGATTGGCGCCCGGCCCATATCCACTTCTCGGTTTTCGGCCATGGCTTCGCTCAGCGCCTGATCACCCAGATGTATTTCGAGGGCGATCCGATGATCTGGATTTGTCCGATCGTGAAGACCATTCCGGACGAGAACGCGATCAAGGGCCTGATCGCCGCGCTCGACATGCAGAACACCATCCCGCACGACATGCGGGCCTACAAATTCGATATCGTCCTGCGCGGCCGTCGCTCGACGTTCTTCGAGAACCGTAAAGAGGGCAACTGA
- the pcaC gene encoding 4-carboxymuconolactone decarboxylase, translated as MADPSVPSERYAQGMKTRRAVLGDAHVDRAQANQTPFDGPFQEMITEGAWGTVWSRANWSKRERSMVTIALLAALGHHDEVAMHIRATANTGATKDDICEALMHVAIYAGVPAANHAFKIAKATYAEMDADKAAGEQK; from the coding sequence ATGGCCGATCCTTCCGTGCCATCGGAACGTTATGCTCAAGGCATGAAGACCCGCCGCGCGGTGCTGGGCGACGCCCATGTGGACCGCGCCCAGGCGAACCAGACACCGTTCGACGGGCCGTTCCAGGAAATGATCACCGAGGGCGCCTGGGGCACGGTCTGGTCGCGCGCGAACTGGAGCAAGCGCGAGCGCTCGATGGTGACGATCGCGCTTCTGGCCGCACTCGGCCATCACGACGAAGTCGCCATGCATATCCGCGCAACCGCCAATACGGGTGCGACAAAGGACGATATCTGCGAAGCTTTGATGCATGTGGCAATCTATGCCGGTGTTCCGGCTGCCAATCATGCCTTCAAGATCGCCAAAGCCACTTATGCCGAAATGGACGCGGACAAGGCCGCGGGAGAGCAAAAATGA